From Streptomyces chrestomyceticus JCM 4735, one genomic window encodes:
- a CDS encoding transglycosylase family protein encodes MEFPQGTETSGSGEVRGRGARGATAAAVLLAAGALNMAADGPAEARSGATWDRLAGCESGGNWRADTGNGFSGGLQFAHSTWRSFGGGRYGSRAARASRAQQIRIAERVLARQGWGAWPACSARLGLRSSGVRHSAPESARRSAPHAGTQARTNGSSRYRERLRSPRHRDASGSRYGHSKPYKQRDARPRRASGGHVVNPGETVSSIAYAYGWGWQEFYRLNRQVIGANPNLIYPGTRLAVRRSG; translated from the coding sequence ATGGAATTTCCTCAGGGAACGGAAACGAGCGGAAGCGGTGAGGTCCGGGGGCGTGGGGCCCGAGGAGCGACGGCGGCAGCGGTCCTGCTGGCGGCCGGCGCACTGAACATGGCGGCCGACGGGCCGGCCGAGGCCCGCAGCGGTGCCACCTGGGACCGGCTGGCCGGGTGCGAGAGCGGGGGCAACTGGCGGGCCGACACCGGCAACGGCTTCTCCGGCGGACTGCAGTTCGCCCACTCCACCTGGCGTTCCTTCGGCGGCGGCCGGTACGGGTCCCGGGCGGCGCGGGCGTCCCGGGCCCAGCAGATCAGGATCGCCGAACGGGTGCTGGCCCGTCAGGGCTGGGGCGCCTGGCCGGCCTGCTCGGCCCGGCTCGGCCTGCGCTCGTCCGGCGTGCGGCACAGCGCGCCGGAGTCCGCCCGGCGGTCGGCGCCGCACGCCGGCACCCAGGCCCGCACGAACGGTTCGAGCCGGTACCGCGAGCGGTTGCGCAGCCCCCGGCACCGGGACGCGTCCGGCAGCCGGTACGGCCACTCCAAGCCGTACAAGCAGCGCGACGCCCGGCCCCGGCGGGCCTCCGGCGGCCATGTCGTCAATCCGGGGGAGACGGTGAGCAGCATCGCGTACGCCTACGGGTGGGGCTGGCAGGAGTTCTACCGTCTCAACCGCCAGGTGATCGGGGCGAATCCGAACCTGATTTACCCGGGAACGCGTCTCGCGGTCCGCCGCTCCGGCTGA